Sequence from the Pararhizobium gei genome:
GTCTTTCACGGAACGGGCGGCGACGAACGGCAATTTTTCGACTTCGGCAGCAATTTGCTGCCCGAAGCTACGATTGTCTCACCGCGAGGGGACGTTTCGGAGCATGGCGCGGCGCGGTTCTTCCGGCGCACCGCCGAAGGCGTATACGATATGGCGGACCTTGCCCGGGCAACGGAGAAGATGGCGGAGTTTATCGAGGCACTCGCGCATGAACACCAGGCAACCGAGGTGATCGGTCTTGGATTTTCGAACGGTGCCAATATTCTGGCAAATCTGCTGATCGAAAAGAATCTGTTCGACAAAGCGGTTCTCCTGCATCCGCTCATCCCGTTCGCGCCGAAGGACAACGCTGCGCTGGCAGGCAGAAAAATCCTGATTACCGCCGGCCAGCGGGATCCGATCTGCCCGGCGCCGCTCACCCAGGCGCTCGCCGACTATTTTGCCGCGCAGCACGCCGTCGTGGACCTGGAATGGCACACCGGCGGCCACGATATCCGCCAGAATGAAATCGAGGCAGTGCAACGCTTCGTCGGTTGATCCACACGCCTCTTCTCCCGGCATCGAGAAGAGGCGTGTCGTCGCATGAATGCGCGACGTAGTGGCTGGCCTTTAATACCCCCGTGCGGCACCGGCTGCCGAGCGGCTGTCGATCGCGCCCGAATAGCGGGCGCCGCCGCCCGCTTCTATTTCCTTGAGGTTTTTGCCGCCGACGAGGATGCCTGCAGCCTGACCCCAGACAGGCCAGCTTTGGTCGATCGCCACATCATGGCCTATTTCGGTCAGGCGTTTCAGCGTATCGGACGAGAGCGCAAAGGGCTCCATATAGACTTTGTCCGGCAGCCATTGGTGATGGATACGGGGAGCATCGATCGCCTCCTGTATGGTCATTCCATGGTCGATGACGTTGATGATCGCCTCGAGCGTGATCGTGATGATGCGGGCGCCGCCGGGGCTGCCGATGACCATGAAGGGTTGGCCGTCCTTTGAGATGATTGTCGGGCTCATGGAGGACAGAGGTGTCTTCTTGGGCTCGATGGCGTTAGCCTCGCCCTGCACCAGGCCGTAAAGATTGGGTGCACCGGGCTTGGACGTGAAATCGTCCATTTCGTTGTTGAGCAGGATGCCTGTTCCCGCCGCCACGATGCCGGCGCCGAAGGAGCCGTTGAGCGTATAGGTCACCGCAACCGCGTTGCCGTCCCTGTCGATGATGGAATAATGCGTGGTCTCCGTGCTTTCGCCCATGCCTTTCGGCATGAGATCCTGCGAGATGCCAGCCCGGTATGGATTGATCTTGTCGCGGATTTTGGCTGCGTAGGATTTGTCGATCAGTGTATCGACAGGATTGTTGACGAAGCCCGGATCGCCCAGGGCCGAATTGCGATCGACATAGGCATGGCGCATTGCCTCGATCATGACATGCACCGTTTCTGCCGAACCGTAACCCATATAGGAAAGCGGATAGCCTTCCAGCACATTGAGAATTTCGCAGATGATGACGCCGCCCGAACTTGGTGGCGGCGAGGACGCGATGTCGTAGCCCCGGTAGTTGCAGGTCACAGGCTTCAGTTCCCGCACGGTATATTGCTCGAAGTCGGCCTTGGCGAGGATGCCGCCGGAATAGGTACTGGCCTTGACGATCCTGTCGGCAATCTCGCCCTTGTAGAAGGCGTCGGCTCCCTTTTCCGATATTTTAGCCAGGCTCGCAGCGAGATCCGGCTGTATCAATCTTTCGCCGACGCCGTAGCTTTTGCCGTCCGGCTTCAGGAAGACCGCGGCGGCCTCCCTGTCCTTCGATAGTTTCTTCGCGCCGCTAGCCAGCGAAGCGACATCGCCCTGTGACAGAACGAAACCGTTCCTGGCGAAATCGATCGCTGGGGCGATCAGATCCCGGCGCTGCATGGTTCCATAGCGTTCACGGGCCGTCTCGAGCCCCATGACCGAGCCCGGCACACCGACAGCCAGATAGCCGTCCGTGCTGCGCCCCTTCACGATCTCGCCTTTTTCGTCGAGATACATTGTTTTGGTCGCAGCCATCGGCGCACGCTCGCGAAAATCGAGAAAGGTCGTATTGCCATCCTTCAGCCGGATCGTCATGAAGCCGCCGCCGCCGATATTGCCGGCAGTGGGATAGACGACTGCGAGCGCATAGCCCACCGCGACGGCGGCATCGATGGCGTTGCCGCCCTTCTTCAGGATCTCGATGCCGACGTCGGATGCCAGTCTCTGGGCTGTGACGACCATGCCATTCTCTGCCTTGACAGGCTCCGGCGATGCGGCAAAGGCAGGCGACACGGGGAGAAAGGCGATCGACAGGCATTGAACGAAGGTCGCGGCAAGGCGAATGACGGGTTTCATGATCGGGGTCCCGGTTCCGGTTTTTCGGATGTTTCATCTTCGCCGAGATTGTCCGCCAATACCATCGGCTATTTTGAATTTTGAGCGGCGGAGATGCCAGTGCGCGACTGCAGAGCCCTATCGGGTCGTAGGCGAATGCGACGCGAGCCACTCCACAAGACCAAGGGCCGCAGCACGGCCCGTGGCAAAACAGGCCGTGAGCAGGTAGCCGCCCGTCGGCGCCTCCCAGTCCAGCATTTCTCCGGCGGCGAAGACACCTGGCAGAGCCTTCATCATGAAGCGATCGTCAAGCGCCGTGAAACGAATGCCCCCTGCAGACGATATCGCCTCGGCGATCGGCCGGGGTGACACCAACGGGATGGGAAGGCCCTTGATCAGCATGGCGACTGCCTCGGGGCGGAGCTGGGCAGCCTCCGGAACGATTTCCCGCAGCAAAGCCGCTTTCACGCCTTCAAGGCCGGCGGCCTTGCGCA
This genomic interval carries:
- the ggt gene encoding gamma-glutamyltransferase, with product MKPVIRLAATFVQCLSIAFLPVSPAFAASPEPVKAENGMVVTAQRLASDVGIEILKKGGNAIDAAVAVGYALAVVYPTAGNIGGGGFMTIRLKDGNTTFLDFRERAPMAATKTMYLDEKGEIVKGRSTDGYLAVGVPGSVMGLETARERYGTMQRRDLIAPAIDFARNGFVLSQGDVASLASGAKKLSKDREAAAVFLKPDGKSYGVGERLIQPDLAASLAKISEKGADAFYKGEIADRIVKASTYSGGILAKADFEQYTVRELKPVTCNYRGYDIASSPPPSSGGVIICEILNVLEGYPLSYMGYGSAETVHVMIEAMRHAYVDRNSALGDPGFVNNPVDTLIDKSYAAKIRDKINPYRAGISQDLMPKGMGESTETTHYSIIDRDGNAVAVTYTLNGSFGAGIVAAGTGILLNNEMDDFTSKPGAPNLYGLVQGEANAIEPKKTPLSSMSPTIISKDGQPFMVIGSPGGARIITITLEAIINVIDHGMTIQEAIDAPRIHHQWLPDKVYMEPFALSSDTLKRLTEIGHDVAIDQSWPVWGQAAGILVGGKNLKEIEAGGGARYSGAIDSRSAAGAARGY
- a CDS encoding alpha/beta hydrolase, which encodes MVEYGYVHRLKAGTPGHAIFFVFHGTGGDERQFFDFGSNLLPEATIVSPRGDVSEHGAARFFRRTAEGVYDMADLARATEKMAEFIEALAHEHQATEVIGLGFSNGANILANLLIEKNLFDKAVLLHPLIPFAPKDNAALAGRKILITAGQRDPICPAPLTQALADYFAAQHAVVDLEWHTGGHDIRQNEIEAVQRFVG